CCGACCAGCATTGATGCCAGTGGAACACCCCTTAACCTCCCCCACGTAAACCTCAGGGAGACCCCTGACACCCCCGAGAACCGCTTCTACAGGTACTTCCTCGAGAACCTTGAGGATCTCATCCTTGAACTCCTTGAAACCGCCCCTGAGGGTTACCTAAAGGATTCACTCATGGGCTTCAGGGATGAAGTGAACATCCTCCTCTCCGCTGGCTGGCTCAGGGAAGTGGGGACCCTGAGGAGCCTCCCCCTGAACTCCCAGGTACTCCAGAAGAGGGAGGGATACAGGGACATCCTCAGATACTTCTTCATGCTTGACCTTTCACTGAGATTCACCTGGGATGAACTCGAGGATGCCCTAGAGGGCTTTGAGAGGAGGCTCAGTGAACTCTACGAGTACTGGTGCTACTTCAAGATAATCAGGATCCTGGAGGATATAACAGGGGACAGGGCGGATCCCTCTGAAATATTCTATCTGAGGGACTGGAAGGTCAGCATAAGGAGGGGTAACTCAATATTAAGTTTCAGGATGGATGATGTGAGGATTCTGCTATCATACAACGGGAGGTTCACCAGGGATACCGGCTGCAGGTCCTATTCCCTTCCCTTCAGACCGGACTACTCGATACTCGTGGATGTGGGTGAGTGCACCTACTTCATACACCTTGATGCCAAGTACCGCTCCACCGTGAAGTTGGAGGACTTCTATGAGGATGTTGACCTCAGGGACAGGAGGGAGGAGCTTGAAAGGGACTACCGGGATGGTGATGTCTACAAGATGCACACCTATAAGGACGCCATACTCCACAGCAGGGGCGCCTATATACTCTACCCTGGCTCGGAGGAGGTGGTGTTCCAGGAGGATGACGGGCATGAGGTTCCATCCGTGGGTGCGTTCCCCCTGAATCCTGGTGGAAGTGAGGATGATGAGGGGAAGCTCAGGGACTTCCTTGAAGCGGTTATTTTAGAGCTTATGAAATATAAGAATTAACCCGTCACATCAAATCTCTGATTATCAGTATCATGGTGGAGACGAATGACGTTAATAACTATATCAGATGAATTTAATTCACCAGAATTATTTTCAAAGACAAGTAACCTTATATCAGATAACTATGGTTTGATGAAGAACTAGAGTACTATGATGTGCACCATGGAGAATTAACAATAGAAGACAAGAAACACCTTGAAGACTCATAAGAGAAAAGTTTAAAGAATATGGATTCAGTGAGCTGTTCTTTTATCATTCAAGTCCACTACTGTCCACGCCCTACTTTGAGATTTTATGGTTCCCCATAGACAGCTATCTAACTCAAAAATCTAGCTAAGAAATAAAACCATAACAAAAAAATTGAAAAAAAATGAAAATATTTAAAGTTTAGAATTAATTTAAATCTTATTTTAAGATAGTCAGGCTAAAAGGTCACCAACCCTCTCGGCACTTCTTTTCATCTCTATCCTTATCATACCGAGGTTCACATCGACCTCTGTTATAACAACAAGGATCCCCTCACCGGCGTCTATCATGAGGGTCTTACCCCTTTTACCCTCTATCATGACCTGCTCCAGGGGGTCGTGTCTGATCTCCTCTGCGGACCTTTCGGCTGTACCGAAGACCGCTGATGCCATTGCAGCCACGAGTTCCGCGTCGATGTCACCGGGCACCTGGCTCTCGATTATGAGACCGTCCTTACCAACGACCAGGGATCCGTTAACACCGTTTATTCTTCCAAGGTCCTTGAGTATCCTCTCTATCAACCCTAACACCACCTATTCAAACATCTTCCTCATGCATCTTCTTATTGTTCCCTCAGCCGCCCTTTCACCCATAACGGTTTTAAGTTCAGCTGTGAGTGCCTGGGCAGCCACCAGGTCTGTGTGATTAACATCAGCACCATCTATCCACTTCATAACATCCTCATTGAGGTCTGATAGTTTCCTGAGGGCTGCGTCGAGTTCCTCCTGCTCATCAAGGAGGTGCATTGATTTTGCGCTCTTTACAAGGAGTTCTGGGTTCATTGCCCGTGCCATGCCCCTGACGCCTGAGGTTTCAACCAGGGATGCCATTGTCTGGAGTGTCATGAGTATCTGCTTCTCAACCATCTCCTCAGGCGCCCCTATGATCTTTGTACCGACGTAGTAGTAGTCCAGGACTCCTGAGAGGGCTACTGCGGTCACCAGGGACCCCATGTCTGCAACCGCACTTGATACGTCTGCAGGGACCACGTATGCCTTCTTACCTGAGCTTTCTGCAAGTTCAACGCATCTTGCTATCTGTTCATCCGTTGCCATGTCAAGGTCGCTTGTTGCGTGTCCGCCTATGACGTAGTGTTCGTGCTGTGGTGTGCCTGGTACGGCTGCAGGGTGCATGGATGCTATGCCGATGTCCCTTCGCTCCATCCTGAGCTCCTTCTCAAGGACGTAGTAGAGTACCACGGGTGATACGGTGCAGGTGTTTGCTATCACCGCGTTTTCAGGGAGCTCCGGGAGTATGTTCTTTGCAATCTCAAATGTCTTCTTACCGAAGGGTGTGAATAGAACTGCCACCTCGGCCTCCCTGGCGGCCTCTGCATCATCATCAGTTACGGTTACACCTGCCTCCTCAACCAGGTTCCAGTGGTCATCATCAAGGATTCCCCTAGCTGGCTCTGCAAGTGTGACTTCATGTCCTGCCTCTGCAAATTCAATTGCCATCCGGCTTCCACCGTATGGTGCCTCCCCACCGTATTTTTCAGGGAGGTTCAGGTTTTCAATGTATAGTTTCTGATTACCTGCTCCATAAACCGTTACCTTCATTGTTATCACTCAAATGGGTTTATAACTGGAAAATTTCATTATTGTAACTCATCCTATTAAAGTTTTATCTTCAAAGGAGCCCTGGGAATGGTTTTATAGATCATTGAACCGTTCTAAGGGATATGCTGAAAATTTTAAGGGTATGTGTCATGAAAGTTATAAATAATCCTATGAACAGAAAAATATCATTAAAATGACACGGTGGCTCGGTTTATGGATGACCTTCGAGAAAAAATCAGACTGTTATCAGAGGCCCTCCTCCTTATACTGATTGGTGTCGATGCATTCGCTCTCACAGTAACCGTATTCCTTCCTGTGAAGCCGGGTACATTCAGCAATATCATCGTCCTTGATCTTTTAACCTCCCTGATCCTTGCAGCCGCCTATCTTCTGAGGCGGGATTTCACCAGTCGTTCACTGAATATTCTGGTTGTGGCTGTTCCATTCTACTTTATAGGGTTTTCAATCCTTGGCATGGCTCAGTATTCGCCTTTACTTCGTTTACTGAACTTCATCAAGGTTATGGGTCTTTCAATTGCCCTGGTGCAGCTTGCAGGGTCCCTTGGTGAATTTCTGAGGAGGAGTCGTCTCAGTTATGGGCTGGGGTTCTT
The sequence above is drawn from the Methanothermobacter wolfeii genome and encodes:
- a CDS encoding DUF2357 domain-containing protein, translating into MDREIIIKFRQGTLRINGGPATTQHPEREVEVNGYTVRLINVPEVDRPGIESLEYCPYYDNLSEIMLLEETEYQVLIEGAPDAEFAPSSGNLFRKMRFDLEGKTAGILNFKSYAGKSFLGIRTWHGTEEIPVEVRSKKINYHEQYPAMLADLSEEITSIILESDSSTFQFFSPEARKKKTLYEDFLLLEHIFRPRNLPAAAEYINHNFYSGLEREVDVVPAALASAVDADELPMVISDPTSIDASGTPLNLPHVNLRETPDTPENRFYRYFLENLEDLILELLETAPEGYLKDSLMGFRDEVNILLSAGWLREVGTLRSLPLNSQVLQKREGYRDILRYFFMLDLSLRFTWDELEDALEGFERRLSELYEYWCYFKIIRILEDITGDRADPSEIFYLRDWKVSIRRGNSILSFRMDDVRILLSYNGRFTRDTGCRSYSLPFRPDYSILVDVGECTYFIHLDAKYRSTVKLEDFYEDVDLRDRREELERDYRDGDVYKMHTYKDAILHSRGAYILYPGSEEVVFQEDDGHEVPSVGAFPLNPGGSEDDEGKLRDFLEAVILELMKYKN
- a CDS encoding roadblock/LC7 domain-containing protein, with protein sequence MIERILKDLGRINGVNGSLVVGKDGLIIESQVPGDIDAELVAAMASAVFGTAERSAEEIRHDPLEQVMIEGKRGKTLMIDAGEGILVVITEVDVNLGMIRIEMKRSAERVGDLLA
- a CDS encoding H(2)-dependent methylenetetrahydromethanopterin dehydrogenase-related protein — encoded protein: MKVTVYGAGNQKLYIENLNLPEKYGGEAPYGGSRMAIEFAEAGHEVTLAEPARGILDDDHWNLVEEAGVTVTDDDAEAAREAEVAVLFTPFGKKTFEIAKNILPELPENAVIANTCTVSPVVLYYVLEKELRMERRDIGIASMHPAAVPGTPQHEHYVIGGHATSDLDMATDEQIARCVELAESSGKKAYVVPADVSSAVADMGSLVTAVALSGVLDYYYVGTKIIGAPEEMVEKQILMTLQTMASLVETSGVRGMARAMNPELLVKSAKSMHLLDEQEELDAALRKLSDLNEDVMKWIDGADVNHTDLVAAQALTAELKTVMGERAAEGTIRRCMRKMFE
- a CDS encoding potassium channel family protein; the encoded protein is MDDLREKIRLLSEALLLILIGVDAFALTVTVFLPVKPGTFSNIIVLDLLTSLILAAAYLLRRDFTSRSLNILVVAVPFYFIGFSILGMAQYSPLLRLLNFIKVMGLSIALVQLAGSLGEFLRRSRLSYGLGFFVTSLFVFTVIFYLAESPVNPSVSTYEDSLWYVLQTLTTVGYGDIIPVTFPGRLAGILLMLSAIATTSLVTASATSTLLERIGEEQERMVSERREAFRLLEKRIDELEGRLERIEKLTRDLVDIMKKD